The stretch of DNA gtgcgacttatatatgtttttttccttctttattatgcattttcggccggtgcgacttatactccggagcgacttatactccgaaaaatacggtatttaagaaACTTGGTTTTggtgccctcttggccaggtcgtttttgtcaaatatattttgatctcaatgagtttttacctggttaaatagataaaggaaattttaaaaaattaaatgaaatggaaaatttggtgagttttcgtGCATGTTGAGGGCTTAAAAAATGTGCCGAAACATATAGCTGTGTTGCTCGGGCCCTAATTATGTGCCTTATGGAGCAGAGGGAGAGCCAGGTCTTCAGTCTCCATCTTCACCGACTGCAGTTCCTCCTCGTTGCCGTCCACATCCAGGAGATGGAGACTGACGGTAGACGCTTGAGGCAACACCTCCGCCGAGAGCAGACTGGGGATCAGCAAGTTGCATGTCGGGTTCAGGGCGCTGGGAGAGTCCAAATCGGACCAATTAGCCACAAATCACACCACGTAGGTTCAGTCCAGCTCACCTGCTGATCCATACGTGCTGGGGGTGGATAAGGCTGGCATGATGCTGCTCCTCCTCAATAAGTTCCAGCTTGGTGACAAGGTTTTCTGCTGCAATGCTCAGCATCAATTCTTCGGCCATGTTGGATGTGACGTCGTAGTACTTCTGTACGATAGGGTAAATGACGGATTACATAACAGCAATGGATTTTTTATGGCACTATTAAGCGTAGTCGAGGCCGACCTGACAGTGCTCTAAAAAGTCACCGAAGCCCCCTAAGAAGACCCCTTTGCCACCTTGGTGCACCAGCTCTCTCCAAACCAGGGGAGACTCTTCGTGGGTCCAGCCGTTCCTCGTGCACGTTTCTTCCAGCCAGTCCTATCAGACACCAGATGTGGCGATGATGAGTGGATAAAAACACAACTTATTTTAatgatacatttaatttaatattttcatAATTATAGCATTGTTATTTAATCATTTATCATTtagatatacattaaatatattttaattttataaaaaataaataaatagcaaataaataaattaaatataaataatgtattattgtataataatatgtaaacattattcaattactattatatataattataataacaatgcAAGCGCCCATTCCCTGCTGTTCTGCAgcatgtgaataataataatagaatttAGCAATACTGTTAAAAAAcgttacctcaacttaagagtgttttgggaTAAGAGCTGTCTCATGGCTATTTgttaaatttgagttacaagcatccccgccattagttggcgtagcaaatgtgaGTGAGTGAACCTTGTAAAATTTGcctaaaacatctggtcttactcactGGCATTAGCTTGTAGCTATAGATTGACATTAGGTTTTTTTTCCCGGAGAAAGCGAGCATGAAGGATGGTGCTGAGAAGAATAAGCAGATgacattcattgaattaaaaaaataaatcttcaactgtatcaatgtcaatcaatcaatcaatgtttatttatatagccctaaatcacaagtgtctcaaagggctgtacaagccacaacgacatcctcggtacagagcccacatacgggcaaggaaaaactcaccccagtgggacgtcggtgaatgactatgagaaaccttggagaggaccgcatatgtgggtaacccccccccctctaggggagaccgaaagcaacggatgtcgagtgggtctgacataacattgtgaaagtccagtccacagtggatccaacacatcagcgggagtccagtccacagcggggccaacaggaaaccatcccgagcggagacgggtcagcagcgcagagatgtccccaaccgatgcacaggctagtggtccacccggggtcccggctctggacagccagcacttcatccatggccaccggacctatgcaactccccctcgcaagggacaggggagaagaggaaagaagaaaagaaacggcagatcaactggtctaaaaaagggggggtctatttaaaggctagattatacaaatgagttttaagatgggacttaaatgcttctactgaggtagcatctctaactgttaccgggagggcattccagagtactggagcccgaatagaaaacgctctatagcccgcagacttttttttggctctgggaatcactaataagccggagttctttgaacgcagatttcttgtcgggacatatggtacaatacaatcggcgagataggctggagctaaaccgtgtaatattttatacgtaagtagtaaaaccttaaagtcgcatcttaagtgcacaggaagccagtgcaagtgagccagtataggcgtaatatgatcaaactttcttgtttttgtcaaaagccttgcagccgcattttgtaccaactgtaatcttttaatgctagacatagggaggcccgaaaataatacgttacagtaatcgagacgagacgtaacgaacgcatgaataatgatctcagcgtcgctagtggacaagatggaacgaattttagcgatattacggagatgaaagaaggccgttttagtaacactcttaatgtgtgactcaaacgagagagttgggtcgaagataatacccagattctttaccgagcctccttgtttaattgtttggttgtcaaatgttaaggtggtattattaaatagatgttggtgtctagcaggaccgataatcagcatttccgttttcttagcgttgagttgcaaaaagttagcggacatccattgtttaatttcattaagacacgcctccagctgactacagtccggcgtgttggtcagctttaggggcatgtagagttgagtgtcatcagcataacagtgaaagctaacaccgtacttgcgtatgatgtcacccagcggcagcatgtaaatactaaagagtgcagggccaagaaccgaaccctggggaactccgcacgttaccttgacatagtccgaggtcacattgttatgggtgacgcactgcatcctgtcagtaagataagagttaaaccaagacaaggctaagtctgacataccaatacgtgttttgatacgctctaataaaatattatgatcgacggtatcgaaagcggcgctaagatcaagaagcagcaacatagatgacgcatcagaatccatcgttagcaatagatcattagtcatttttgcgagggctgtctccgtagagtgatttgccctgaaaccggattgaaaaggttcacagagattgttagtcactaagtgttcatttagctgctgtgcaacagttttttcgagaattttggaaataaacggaaggtgggagaccggtcggtagtttaccatgaggtcgggatcgaggttaggtcttttgagcagaggatgaataaccgcttttttgaatgctaggggaacagtgccggaggaaagtgataagtttataatatttaacactgatggacctaataatacaaacagttccttgataagtttcccaggaagtgggtcaagtaaacatgttgtttgttttatcccacttacacgctgtaataattcctctaatgttatttcatcaaaaatagagagactattttggagggcagtgtccgtcgtatatacagtcgtatttgtgttaatagagcccagtt from Entelurus aequoreus isolate RoL-2023_Sb linkage group LG01, RoL_Eaeq_v1.1, whole genome shotgun sequence encodes:
- the mdh1b gene encoding putative malate dehydrogenase 1B isoform X1; translation: MSVSPGEESVKLELASARLDNPCTHSNSLRIIHNSHNVFSVVSVSEVDMHSTEVANYDMSSLLQHQANNRKIPVISIPRYGRNYLKCTTHNKRNIVNIATTDNRNKNSSKQPNTYNMGFLNIRSLSPKALLVNEVIRDNNLNVIGLSETWLKPDEFFALNEASPPNYTNAHVARPLKRGGGVALIYNENFNLTPNLNNKYKSFEVLTMRSVTPLPLDLAVIYRPPGPYSDFISEFSEFVADLVTHADNIIIMGDFNIHMNTPSDPQCVALQTIIDSCGLTQIIHEPTHRNGNTIDLVLVRGVTTSKVMILPYTKVMSDHYLIKFEVLTLCQQVNNNNNCYSGRNINAATTMTLADLLPSVIAPFPNYVGSIDKLTNNFDDALREIIDSIAPLKQKRAPKRRTPWFTEEIRAHKLSCRKLERKWRATKLEVFHQAWSDSLITYKRMLTLAKAKYYSNLIRLNKNDPKFLFSTVASLTQQGTPPSSSTHSADDFMNFFNKKIELIRKEIKDNASQLQLGSINTNTTVYTTDTALQNSLSIFDEITLEELLQRVSGIKQTTCLLDPLPGKLIKELFVLLGPSVLNIINLSLSSGTVPLAFKKAVIHPLLKRPNLDPDLMVNYRPVSHLPFISKILEKTVAQQLNEHLVTNNLCEPFQSGFRANHSTETALAKMTNDLLLTMDSDASSMLLLLDLSAAFDTVDHNILLERIKTRIGMSDLALSWFNSYLTDRMQCVTHNNVTSDYVKVTCGVPQGSVLGPALFSIYMLPLGDIIRKYGVSFHCYADDTQLYMPLKLTNTPDCSQLEACLNEIKQWMSANFLQLNAKKTEMLIIGPARHQHLFNNTTLTFDNQTIKQGGSVKNLGIIFDPTLSFESHIKSVTKTAFFHLRNIAKIRSILSTSDAEIIIHAFVTSRLDYCNVLFSGLPMSSIKRLQLVQNAAARLLTKTRKFDHITPILAHLHWLPVHLRCDFKVLLLTYKILHGLAPAYLADCIVPYVPTRNLRSKNSGLLVIPRAKKKSAGYRAFSIRAPVLWNALPVTVRDATSVEAFKSHLKTHLYNLAFK